In Mucilaginibacter celer, one DNA window encodes the following:
- a CDS encoding aldose 1-epimerase family protein: MITTIENEFIRVSINTKGAQLSSLYNKATKTEHMWQADEKIWPWHAPNLFPVVGGLINNELVVDGEKYAMNRHGFARQSEFFLLESDENSASYSLPNCENTLKVYPFKFDFQILYHLIEGALRITYKVINLDKKPVYFSVGGHPAFNVPFNKGENYEDYYLEFETEEQLDAHALSKDGFFNGVTHPVPTPNKKLHLTRDLFNADALVFKNLKSRMLTIKSDKHEQTLALEFPHFNYLGIWAKPGADFVCIEPWLGCADTEGKQVDIKEKEAIQKLNVGHVFEAAYFVCI, encoded by the coding sequence ATGATCACCACTATCGAAAACGAATTTATCCGCGTAAGCATCAATACAAAAGGTGCGCAATTAAGTTCATTATATAACAAAGCCACCAAAACCGAGCATATGTGGCAAGCCGATGAAAAGATCTGGCCATGGCATGCCCCTAACCTGTTTCCGGTGGTTGGCGGGTTGATTAATAATGAGCTGGTGGTTGATGGTGAAAAGTATGCTATGAACCGCCACGGCTTTGCAAGGCAATCGGAGTTTTTTTTGCTGGAGAGCGACGAAAATTCGGCAAGTTATTCGCTACCAAACTGCGAAAATACGCTGAAAGTTTACCCTTTTAAATTCGATTTCCAGATTTTGTATCACCTGATAGAGGGTGCTTTGCGCATCACCTACAAAGTGATCAACCTGGATAAAAAACCGGTATACTTTTCAGTTGGCGGGCACCCGGCTTTTAACGTGCCGTTTAACAAAGGCGAAAATTACGAGGATTATTACCTTGAATTTGAAACCGAAGAACAACTTGACGCCCATGCGCTATCAAAAGATGGCTTTTTTAACGGCGTTACGCACCCGGTGCCAACGCCCAATAAAAAACTGCATTTAACGCGCGATTTATTTAATGCTGATGCACTGGTGTTTAAAAACCTTAAATCGCGTATGCTCACTATCAAAAGTGATAAACACGAGCAAACGCTGGCGCTTGAATTTCCGCATTTCAACTACCTGGGCATCTGGGCCAAACCCGGTGCCGATTTTGTTTGTATTGAGCCCTGGCTGGGCTGTGCCGATACCGAAGGCAAACAGGTTGATATTAAAGAAAAGGAAGCCATTCAGAAATTAAACGTAGGCCATGTGTTTGAAGCTGCCTATTTTGTGTGCATTTAA
- the secG gene encoding preprotein translocase subunit SecG: MYILLIIVTVLVCALLGLIVLIQNPKGGGLASNFSSSSQLMGVQKTGDFLEKGTWVLAIGLMVLTLAINVSVKGGTTGNDNSALREKINSNTKGSQAPVNQAPLIPNSGTKPDGKK; encoded by the coding sequence ATGTATATCCTTTTAATCATTGTTACTGTACTGGTATGTGCCTTGTTAGGGCTTATTGTACTTATCCAAAACCCTAAAGGCGGTGGTTTGGCATCAAATTTTTCAAGCTCATCACAACTAATGGGCGTACAAAAAACCGGCGATTTCCTTGAAAAAGGAACCTGGGTACTGGCTATCGGCTTAATGGTATTAACCCTTGCGATCAATGTATCGGTTAAAGGCGGCACTACAGGTAATGATAACTCGGCTCTGCGCGAGAAGATCAATAGCAACACTAAAGGCTCGCAGGCACCAGTTAATCAAGCTCCGCTTATCCCAAATTCAGGCACTAAGCCAGACGGTAAGAAATAA